One Brassica napus cultivar Da-Ae chromosome C2, Da-Ae, whole genome shotgun sequence DNA window includes the following coding sequences:
- the LOC125581654 gene encoding P-loop guanosine triphosphatase YjiA-like, with the protein MATLSKLEMATTFLAFTSPRSATALNYRFSSAAVPIFSRRIAKPVSVRAKPSLLYPPVVNSNRLRKFSSVSASASASAPPQTDDSDVTTTKIPPDNRIPATIITGFLGSGKTTLLNHILTRDHGKRIAVIENEFGEVDIDGSLVASKSVGAEDIVMLNNGCLCCTVRGDLVRMISELVNKKKGKFDHIVIETTGLANPAPIIQTFYAEDEIFNDVKLDGVVTLVDAKHARLHLDEVKPKGVVNEAVEQIAYADRIIVNKTDLVGESELGSVVQRIKTINSMAQMTMTNYGNVDLDYVLGIGGFDLERIESSVTTEDDKKGHNECHDEHHHDHDHHHHDHHHHNEHEHNHSHDHDHTHDPGVSSVSIVCEGSLDLDKANMWLGTLLMERSEDIYRMKGLLSVHTMEERFVFQGVHDIFQGSPDRLWGKDEARVNKMVFIGKNLNREELEKGFKACLI; encoded by the exons ATGGCTACGCTATCAAAGCTAGAGATGGCCACGACCTTCCTCGCTTTCACCTCTCCTCGTTCCGCCACCGCCCTGAACTACCGCTTCTCTTCTGCCGCCGTCCCGATTTTCTCTAGGCGCATAGCTAAGCCCGTTTCCGTCAGGGCGAAACCGTCGTTACTCTATCCCCCGGTGGTTAATTCCAACCGACTTCGAAAATTCTCCTCCGTTTCGGCCTCAGCTTCCGCGTCGGCGCCACCGCAAACAGACGATTCCGATGTTACAACAACTAAGATTCCGCCAGACAACCGAATTCCAGCTACTATAATCACGGGGTTTCTGGGCTCCGGCAAG ACGACATTACTGAACCATATACTGACTAGAGATCATGGGAAGCGCATAGCCGTGATCGAGAATGAG TTTGGTGAAGTTGACATTGACGGGTCACTTGTTGCTTCCAAATCTGTGGGAGCGGAGGATATAGTGATGCTCAACAATGGCTGCCTATGCTGCACTGTCCGGGGTGATCTTGTGAGGATGATTTCTGAGTTGGTTAACAAGAAGAAAGGGAAGTTCGACCATATCGTGATAGAGACAACAG GGCTGGCAAACCCGGCTCCGATTATCCAAACCTTTTATGCGGAGGATGAGATTTTCAATGATGTCAAACTGGACGGCGTTGTTACTCTTGTTGATGCTAAGCATGCTCGTTTGCATCTTGATGAGGTCAAACCCAAAGGTGTTGTCAACGAGGCTGTTGAACAGATAGCCTATGCTGACCGTATCATAGTTAATAAG ACTGATCTTGTCGGAGAGTCAGAGTTAGGTTCAGTGGTGCAACGCATAAAG ACAATAAACAGCATGGCTCAGATGACGATGACAAATTACGGAAACGTTGACTTGGATTATGTTCTTGGAATTGGAGGTTTTGATCTAGAGAG AATCGAAAGCTCTGTGACCACCGAAGATGATAAGAAAGGTCATAATGAGTGTCACGACGAACATCACCATGATCACgaccatcatcatcatgatcACCATCACCACAATGAGCATG AGCATAATCATTCTCATGATCATGATCATACCCATGATCCCGGTGTTTCTTCAGTCAGTATAGTTTGCGAAGGGAGCTTAGACCTTGACAAG GCAAACATGTGGCTAGGAACGTTACTGATGGAACGAAGTGAGGATATCTACAGGATGAAAGGTCTGCTCTCGGTCCACACCATGGAAGAGAGATTCGTGTTTCAAGGAGTCCATGACATCTTTCAAGGATCCCCAGACCGGTTATGGGGAAAAGACGAGGCTAGAGTCAACAAGATGGTCTTCATTGGCAAGAATTTGAACCGGGAGGAGCTAGAGAAGGGTTTTAAAGCTTGCTTGATTTGA
- the LOC106398423 gene encoding DEAD-box ATP-dependent RNA helicase 35: MEDDDDYVEYVPVAKRRAMEEQKILQRKGKVLELEEEAEKEKLAESKPSLLVQATQLKKDVPEVSATEQIILQEKEMMEHLSDKKTLMSVRELAKGITYTEPLLTGWKPPLHVRKMSRKQMDLIRKQWHIIVSGEEIPPPIKNFKDMKFPRAVLDTLKEKGIVQPTPIQVQGLPVILSGRDMIGIAFTGSGKTLVFVLPMIMIALQEEEMMPIGPGEGPIGLIVCPSRELARQTYEVVEQFVAPLVQAGYPPLRSLLCIGGVDMRSQLDVVKRGVHIVVATPGRLKDLLAKKKMSLDSCRYLTLDEADRLVDLGFEDDIREVFDHFKSQRQTLLFSATMPTKIQIFARSALVKPVTVNVGRAGAANLDVIQEVEYVKQEAKIVYLLECLQKTSPPVLIFCENKADVDDIHEYLLLKGVEAVAIHGGKDQEDREYAISSFKAGKKDVLVATDIASKGLDFPDIQHVINYDMPAEIENYVHRIGRTGRCGKTGIATTFINKNQSETTLLDLKHLLQEAKQRIPPVLAELKDPMEEAETIANASGVKGCAYCGGLGHRIRDCPKLEHQKSVAISNSRKDYFGSGGYRGEI, from the exons ATGGAAGACGATGACGACTACGTGGAGTACGTTCCAGTGGCGAAGCGTAGAGCGATGGAAGAGCAGAAGATCCTTCAACGGAAGGGAAAGGTGTTGGAGCTGGAGGAAGAAGCCGAGAAGGAGAAGCTCGCCGAATCCAAACCCAGCTTGCTAGTTCAAGCAACTCAGCTCAAGAAAGACGTACCCGAAGTCAGTGCTACGGAACAAATCATTCTACAAGAGAAGGAGATGATGGAGCATCTCTCCGATAAGAAGACGCTGATGTCTGTTCGCGAGTTAGCCAAAGGTATCACTTACACAGAGCCTCTGTTAACAGGCTGGAAACCTCCTTTGCACGTTAGGAAGATGTCTAGAAAGCAGATGGATTTGATTAGGAAGCAATGGCATATCATAGTTAGTGGTGAAGAGATTCCTCCTCCGATCAAGAACTTCAAGGATATGAAGTTTCCCAGAGCTGTTTTGGATACGCTCAAGGAGAAAGGGATAGTGCAGCCGACTCCTATTCAAGTTCAGGGCCTTCCTGTGATTTTGTCAGGGAGGGATATGATTGGGATTGCGTTCACTGGTTCCGGAAAGACGTTGGTTTTCGTGCTTCCTATGATCATGATTGCTCTCCAGGAGGAGGAGATGATGCCTATTGGTCCTGGAGAAGGTCCCATTGGGCTCATTGTTTGCCCTTCTAGAGAGCTTGCTAGGCAGACTTATGAAGTGGTTGAACAGTTTGTGGCTCCTTTGGTTCAGGCTGGATACCCGCCTTTGAGGTCTTTGCTATGCATTGGAGGTGTGGATATGAGGTCCCAGTTGGATGTTGTCAAGAGAGGTGTTCATATTGTTGTTGCAACCCCTGGGAGGTTGAAGGATTTGCTCGCCAAGAAAAAGATGAGCTTGGATTCCTGCAG GTACCTGACGTTGGATGAGGCAGATAGGTTGGTTGATTTGGGTTTCGAAGATGACATTAGGGAAGTCTTTGACCACTTTAAGTCACAGCGTCAAACACTCCTCTTTTCTGCCACGATGCCCaccaaaattcaaatatttgccAGAAGTGCTCTTGTGAAGCCTGTGACAGTCAACGTGGGAAGAGCCGGAGCTGCGAATCTGGACGTCATCCAGGAGGTTGAGTACGTCAAACAAGAAGCAAAGATTGTGTACCTCCTCGAGTGCCTGCAGAAAACCTCTCCACCGGTTCTTATATTCTGTGAGAACAAAGCTGATGTTGATGATATCCACGAGTACTTGTTACTGAAAGGCGTGGAAGCTGTGGCTATACATGGAGGAAAAGATCAGGAGGATAGAGAGTACGCCATCTCTTCGTTCAAAGCTGGGAAGAAAGACGTCTTGGTGGCTACTGACATTGCTTCAAAAGGGTTAGATTTCCCTGATATACAACACGTGATAAACTACGATATGCCTGCGGAGATTGAGAACTATGTGCATAGGATAGGAAGAACAGGTCGGTGTGGGAAAACTGGGATAGCTACTACGTTTATAAACAAGAACCAAAGCGAAACCACGCTGCTTGATCTGAAACACTTGTTGCAAGAAGCTAAACAGAGGATTCCGCCTGTCCTTGCTGAGCTGAAGGATCCAATGGAAGAAGCAGAGACCATTGCTAATGCAAGTGGTGTCAAGGGTTGTGCTTACTGTGGCGGTCTCGGACATCGTATTCGAGACTGTCCAAAACTGGAGCACCAGAAGAGTGTGGCGATATCTAATTCTAGAAAAGACTACTTTGGCTCTGGTGGATACAGGGGAGAGATATAA